TGCTGCACCACTGGAATCGCGAGCGCGACAAGCACAATCACTCAGAATAACTAAGCACTATTCAGGCGGCAGGCACGATCCCGCGCCGCCATTGGGGAGCCCTCGCGACGCATCTCGGCGCGTGTTAGTGTTCGGGATTCCCTCCCGCATGGAGCCCACAACATGTCTCCCCTCGCCGCCGTTGCCAGTATTCTCCTCGCTGTTCTACTCGGGGCCATGAGCCCCGGCCCGAGCTTCGTGCTCGTCGCACGCAACTCGATCGGTTTATCGCGCCGTGACGGCGTCGCCACCGCGCTAGGCATGGGCACGGGTGCGATCTGCTTCGCGGGCATCGCGCTCGCCGGGCTCTACACCCTGCTCGCCACCGTTGCCTGGCTGTACGCCGCGTTGAAGATCGCGGGCGGAGCCTATCTGCTCTACATCGCTTCGCGCATCTGGCGCGGCGCCGGCACGCCGGTCACGGTAAGCCGGACGGCCGCACCGGGCGAGCGCCCCGGCAAGTCGTACTGGAGCGGCCTCACCACCCAGCTGAGCAACCCGAAAACGGCCATTGCCTATGGCGGCATCTTCGTTGCGCTCCT
The nucleotide sequence above comes from Paraburkholderia flagellata. Encoded proteins:
- a CDS encoding LysE family translocator; this translates as MSPLAAVASILLAVLLGAMSPGPSFVLVARNSIGLSRRDGVATALGMGTGAICFAGIALAGLYTLLATVAWLYAALKIAGGAYLLYIASRIWRGAGTPVTVSRTAAPGERPGKSYWSGLTTQLSNPKTAIAYGGIFVALLPHNPPLWCYFALPPLVFAIETGWYTVVALCFSSQRPRDVYLRAKSWIDRIAAGAIAALGLRLIFSAGHRGI